Proteins from one Leptolyngbya sp. 'hensonii' genomic window:
- a CDS encoding MarR family transcriptional regulator, which translates to MHSEQPASNGTPEECAADLMEAIHPIMQFIRMEMRSHRSPTLSVPQFRVLAFLNHHPGASLSEVAEHLGVTRATASTMTDRLVQRGLVDRVESPFERRHIMLKLTELGNSQLQQMQEVTCSRISELLGGLTSEELTRMSETLVKLEKIFRAACS; encoded by the coding sequence ATGCATTCAGAGCAACCTGCTAGCAACGGCACTCCAGAAGAATGTGCAGCGGATCTGATGGAAGCCATTCACCCGATCATGCAGTTTATTCGGATGGAAATGCGCAGCCATCGGAGCCCCACCCTCTCAGTGCCCCAGTTTCGGGTTTTAGCTTTTCTGAATCACCATCCGGGGGCATCCCTTTCTGAGGTGGCAGAGCACTTGGGCGTGACTAGGGCAACGGCTTCTACCATGACCGATCGACTGGTACAGCGGGGCCTGGTCGATCGGGTAGAGTCCCCTTTCGAGCGTCGTCATATCATGCTGAAACTAACTGAATTGGGCAACAGCCAATTGCAACAGATGCAAGAAGTGACTTGCAGCAGAATCTCTGAGTTACTGGGTGGTTTAACCTCAGAGGAATTGACCAGGATGTCTGAAACCCTGGTCAAATTAGAGAAGATATTTCGTGCGGCTTGTTCTTGA